The following nucleotide sequence is from Drosophila simulans strain w501 chromosome 3L, Prin_Dsim_3.1, whole genome shotgun sequence.
gaaaatgaaatttgcagCACTTGTCGTGTGTGAAATGTGAACACAGAGTGCACTAAACAATAACAAGACAATAATCAGCATTTTAGTGTTTATTTCGAGGGCTAAAACCACCGCTGAGTCGCCGTTAAGATGAAGCGAAAATACGAAAATTGCGTGCTGCAGcagaggcagcaacaaaaacgcTATTCGTTGTAgatatatacgtacatatatatatttatatatacgtacatatgtgcacatatatatatgcaaatctATACATAATAAAGAAGTGTCCGGCGGAGAATTGTATGTGcgataataaataatacgaataataataattaaatcaacGGACGAAGGCGCGCGACCGAAAGAAAAGAGGCGAGAGAAAAAGAGGCGCGAAAAGTTCGCAACAAAATGGTTGTCTCCAAAGACAACAACAAGCGTCGCCGCAAGGAGACGGAGACGCCCCCACCGCCTCCGCCCGCCCCGCCCACTGCCTCCTCGCTGGCACCTCCGTCGGCAGTGGCGGCCATCGAGTCCTCGCCCGAAATGCCCAAGAGGTGAGTCCGCCAGTCCACATATGCCCAACGATATGCGTAATGTTTAGAGGGCTTATCCATTATTACATACGTGTGTGGCACTAGATGGAGATGACGTCGCAGCGTTTGCTGGCTGCTTGATTGGAATGGAAACGGATAGGGGTTGGGAGTGGGGGACTGCAGGGGTGGGGAGGGGGTCACAAGGGGGAGTAACTACGGAGGGCAGCTCTCGGTTTGTTGTATAAGCCAGCGTCAACAGCGTGTCGtggcgttgttgttttcctcGACGAAGGGGTGTTTCGCATCCGCCGTTGGGGGGGTTGGGGATCGCTCCTCCTTCCCAGCAGGTGGATATATATACAGTGGTTAGTCACTAAGCTGAATATTCGGCTCTGATAATTAGGCAATATTTACCTACGTAGATTGCTTTACTACGTCGTTGGTACTTCACCGAGTACATAGCCAATGCATATAAATGTGATTTATTGTATacttctttaatattttataaataaaatttattgtaataattttcaacattGCAATTCTTATTTTACATTGTCaatgaaataaactaatttacatatattttctgtATGCCATACGTAGTTTCAatgttgtttacaaatacaaaGTAATGACCTCATTGTTGTTCCAAAAttctttcatttatttatatgctaaaaataaattgatagCCAAAGAATAATACACACAAAAATCGTAAAAGAAAGTTGGATGGTAATTGTACGTAGTTTTATAAACCGAATTAAACTTTCTATCGAATGACCACTGTTTGTGATGTTGCCTTTATTATGATCCCAAATGAATATTGAATTTCCCAATTTATATCATGTTGCCTTGTTACCAATTAAATATCTCTCACACTGATTTTTACTACCTTCCATTTGCAGAACGAAGGTGCAGGCACAGCGCAAGTTTGCCCAGGGACAGAGTGCgcccagcagctcctccagcatcACCtacagcgcagcagcagcggcagctggaTCCGGATCGGGGCCCAGCACCTCCGGAGCGGATAACAATCAGCCGCCTATCGAGATCCTGCCCAACAAGTGTCCAAAGCCGCAAGACTTTCTCACCTTTCTATGCTTTCGTGGCACTCGCGCGTTGCCCGCCCACTTGGATTTCCTTAACCAGGGCAAGTCCAAGGATTCGGAAGCCTCGTCGACGGGagccaacaataataacaatgcaAAAAAGCCCAACAACAGTCGAGCGAGCTTGGTGGGCAACAAAAAGAAGCGCGGCCGCCCGGCCAAAGGAGCGACCAAGAAGGTGGAAGTGGTAGCCCCTGTACCCGATCCTACTGAGAAACCCTCAACAGCTGAAAAAGCAGCTAGTGATAAAAACAATCTCATTGCAGCCGAAGCGCCTAAGATTCCCTCGCGAAATCCTACTCCTGTACTGCCAGGAGCAGTGCGAAAACGAGCGGAGGTTGTCACCGATGGTAATCGACGTGGAGCAAGAGGCAGAGGAGCAGGCATTTCCCAGGATAAGGCTGCAGCCCCAGCATTATCCAAGGACAACAAGCGCCGCTCTAATCGTGCCAGCACGAAGGAAAGTAAGCCCGTCATTGATGATGACCATTCAGAGGATCTCGAGGAACAAGAGGCAGATGACGATGAAGATGAGTTCTTCTCTGCTCACGATGCCACCTCGCGCAATGGTGAAGAAGTCAAGGCAGACAGTCCTGTAAAAGCGGAACCCAACAAAAGGGGACGACCCTCGGCAGCCAAGAAAGCTGTGGAGCCCGCGCCGGAAGGCCAGACAGTTCAGAAAGATAAGGCGCCCGTTAAGCGTGTAAGGCAACGGGAGTCACCCATTTTTATACCCTCACCCGAGTCCTCCGGTCGAATGACAAGGCAGAGGGCTTTTTTTGAGCCCGTTAAGGTTCCGCCGCACCAGGAGGAATCCGGAACTCATGATCCACCAAAGGATGAGCCCAAAAAGCAGCCTGAACCGCCACCAAGCAAAACGGAAAAGGAGCCAGAGCCAACTAAGCAAATGAAGGAAGCCAAGGAGAAGACGAATTCCAGTATTTACGCCAAAGAAgcaaagcagcagctggagaatGGGGACAGTCTACATGGCGCGGGGGCGAAGGGAAAGAAAAGTCTGAACGTCTTTGATTTTAGCTCAGATGATGAGCAGCCCCTAGCCAAGTCCATCAAGCTGAAAAAGGGTGGCAAAGGGGCGAGTCCTAAGAAAGGTGGAGCTGCCCCAATTGCTCCGGCAGCCAGGAATCGCAAAGCGGCAGCTAAAAAATTAGATAAGGAAAAGGAAATTGAGAAGGAAAAGCAAAGAGAAAAGGACGAAGAGATTGAGAGAGATAAGGCCAaggaaaaaaaggataaagaaaaggagaaggaaaaggaaaaacagccTGTGCCAGAGAGCAAAGTGGAGGAGCCACCTAGTGGTGGGAAAAGAGGTAAAGCTGGTAAAAAGAAAGCAGAGGACGCACCAGCGGATGAGGAAGACTTGGCACCACCGTCCTCGAAAAAAGTCGCCACGAATGCACGAGGATCTCGAAAGACTGCGAAAAGCAAGGCATCAGAGGATTCCGCGGAGCTAGAGCCTCAGAGATCGCAGCGGCCTTCCCGCAAAACCAAGGAAGCTGCAGCCATTTACATGGGCATCATTGGTCACAAGCTTCAGCTGGCCgatgacgaggaggacgacCTGTCAATGAGTAGCTTTCCTGACATACCCAACgtaaaagaaatggaaaagatGGAGAACGAGATCAAGCGTAATGCGGCGGGAAAGTTAAACGTGCCGGAGGCCTCGACGGTGCTTTCGGCAGGCAAATCAACCCGTAAGCCGTCGCCCCGACCTAAGGATTCCCCAGTTATTGCTCCGGTAGAAGCCACCCGCAATGAGTCCCCCTCCCCTCCAGAAGCCGAGGAGGAGAAGCCACCACCCCCAGCCCGTCGTGGGCGTCCACCTAAGCAGAACAAAGTAAATGCCGGTCCAGCTCACAAACCGCGAATCGAGGGCATGTTGGTTAAAAAGGGCTCCCTGGCAAAGATGTCTGAGCAACAGGCCAAGCCCAAAGCCAAGTCCGAACATTCGAAAGTCGActccgacgaggaggaggactttCTCATCAACGAGGAGCTAAACGAAACAAAGCGAAAGCTAGAGAAGAGCTTCAGCGACTCGGATGACGAACCCCTGGCCATTAAAGTGCCAGCGGTTGCGGTGAAAGAGAAGGAATTATTGCCACCAAAGATGGCCAGTCCACCGCCCAAATTGGTACCGGTTCCGTCGCCCATCTCTGTGCCCACGCCTGCAGTTTCGGTCGCTCCCTCGCTAGCGGTGCCCAGTATACTACCGACGTCAACTGGTACCACTCAGCTGACCATGCTTCCGTTGACGGCAAAAGCGACTTCATCATTGGGTTCCATGCCGATGTTTCCAAGCATTCAAGCAAGTTATTCACCACTGAAAACCATGGAGAAGAAACCGCCGGTGCCTACGTCCAAGATTCTGAACGTTCCTGCTACGTATGCGCTGCCGGGAAGTGCTAGTGGGGCTGTAAGTTTTCAGAAAACCTCGTCGTATTTGCCGCAGGCATCGCCCCACTACCATTCCGGTTATGTGCGGCCACCACCTACGCCCACCCATCAGTTTGGAGGCGGAGCACCGTCTGGGAGTAAAACTCCCTCCCAGGGCTCATCCCCGCTGAAGTATCAGACGCCACCGACAACTTATCCACCGCCCATTGAGGCGTATCAGTGTCCAAAAATCAATCCAAACTTTTTAACGCCTAAGTACGAGCGAAGCCCACTGCCCAGATCATCGACCAGCAGCTTTCCAAGCCCATCGCCGGTGAAGTTTCAACCGACATCGGGAACCACAGCAACCACCGTGGGCACTCCATCGTCTGCCACCAAAAGTCCCTTGGCACCACCGCCGCCTTCTCCGCCAGTCAGCCAGGTTGTGATCCAGACATCCAGCTTAAATCTTAGCATGAGTATTGCAGCTACAGTCAATGCCGCACCAATGCCAGTGGCCTCCACGTCGGCAGCGGCAGCTCATCAGGCGACGGTGGCAGCCACAGTAACAGCCACGTCCACACCACCGCCGGCACACAGTAATAGTGCAGGAaccggaggaggagcaggtgcgAATTCTGATCCTCTTAAAGACGAGATTGGGAGTATACTAGCGCAGGCCACGCTGATGCCCAGCAAAGAGGAGTCGGGCAAAATCTTTGGCATTGCCAGCGTGAGTTTGGCGCAGAGTTCTGGACCAGATAACACCAAATGCACCTTGGGCAAGTGCGGTTCTATACACAAGCCTGTGTTGGGGCCCGTGGTGCCCACGGAGGGTTACTTTGGCGACCAGTTGTCTAGCAAAGAGCGGCGCAAGGCAAAGGTTAACATGACGCACGAGCAAATTCAAAAATGGCTCATTGAATGCTCATCGAATCCGGATGAAATCCAGGACGATTTGGATGACGATTTTGATGACAGCTTAAGGCCCCAGCAATCGACTACTCCTCCGCCCACAAGAGATGATAAGGAGCTCAGTGCAAGCTTTAGTTCATCATCGAAAAATACGCGTGGCGATCTTGGCAAGAGTGAGAGTGCCTGGTCCGCCAAGGGACCCTCCCTGAAGGCAACTCCTGTACTGGTCACTCCTCCCAATCGCAAGGAACTACACGAGCAGGCGGATAGCAAGGACTGTGATGCTTTGGACTATGACAAATCCTCAACACCTGTGAATCTCACACAGAAGATCACATCGAACGAGTCTTTGGCTGTGGAAAAGAAAGTCAACGATCGGAAGGGCAAAGAGTCAGCGAAGGCCGCTGCATCTAAGACTGCACCTCAGCCAAGAAGTACAGCCGCTACTCCTCCTACACCCATCTCTTCCACACCCACGCCCGCATCTCTCACTCCATCTAAGAGCAGCCCAACGCCACCGCCAGCTGTGAAGCAGAAAGCGGAGAAGGGAAAGAGAAATGCCACTACTGGCGGTGGAGCAACTGTATTAGCTTCTCCGCCCGCAGCACCAGCTCCTGCAAATCCAAAACGTACTCCAGTTTATAATCAAAAGAACGCTAaggcccagcagcaacaggaggagACAAAACCAGCATCTAATCCTCCAAGCAGTGCGGGAACCAAACGGGAATCGGTCTATGCCTTTGGCAAGGATGATGAGTCGGGCAATAAGCCGGGCAACCGACGACGCAATGATCCTAGTCCAGTTCCTGCACCATCTCCCGTGGCCAATGCGCTAAGTGAACGGTCTCCAACGAAAAAGagagcagcagccgcagcagcagcgacggcGGTCCAACTAACGCTGAGTCCTACGGAGAACTGCAAGATCGAAGGCAAACCATCGAAGGCGCCCACAGGGAGAGGAGctaaaaagcaacagcaacaggctCCGgctccaccagcaccacccgTAGAAGCCAGTGGCGATTCAGATGCAGAGGGTGCTACCTTTTACATTCCCCTGCAAGGAGCTGGAGTGGGTGGCAGCGGTGATGGAGGCATTCAAGGCGTAGCAGTCAAGCTGGGACGAGAGGGCCCCGACGGCCCCAATCAGAAGGTGGTTATGCAGGCCACTCTGGTGACCAAGGCTCAAATGGATACCAACTCAAAGCCGTTGCCAGAGTCGTTGAATACCAATGAGCTTGTAAAGACGTTGCTCCATGCGGCCAGCAATGATGCGGCCTCAACGACTACAAGCCTTAAGAGCTTGCCCAAGGCGAGCACATCGGCAGCGGcgggtgcagcagcagcagcagcagcacctggGGCCTCCAGCTTGGTGCGCGTGAACTCCAACTCATCACTATTTTCTGGCTCCGCTAAATCCCGCACAGCTGCCCAGACGAGCTCCACTGCAGCAGCCGTGGCTAAGAAGTACAAGGATGACACACCCATTAAGATGGCTAACAATACGGCCTTCCCGCGACACGATGATCCCACCCAAATGGTGGAAGCGCCCATCTTCCGACCAACGGAAAAGGAGTTTGCCGATCCCATTGAGTTTATCGAGCGGATCACACCAATAGCAGCCAGGTTTGGCATTTGTAAGATCATTCCGCCGGCCAGCTTTAAGCCGGAATGCCGGATCTCGGATGAGATGCGCTTCACAGCTTACAATCAGTACGTGCACAAAATGCTCCACCGCTGGGGACCTAGTGCCAAGGAGCTGAGTGCCATTAAAAAGTACCTGGCCACCCAAAGCATCGTCATGAATCACCCGCCTTGGATCGGTGGAATGGAGGTGGATTTGCCACGATTATATCACACGGTCCAGGAGCTGGGAGGTCTCAAGGAAGTCATTGAAAAGAAGAAGTGGGCACGCGTGGCGGAGGAGATGTGCATACCCAAGCTAGCTCAAGATCGTGTGACCAAGCTGGACGACATATACTGCAAGTACCTGTTGCCTTACGATACCTTGTCACCGGCAGAGCGGCAGAAGCTCTTTGACGAGGTGGAGGCCGACTGGGCCAAGCGGGAGGCACGGGCTCGTCGGAATGCGGATCGCTTTGTGAACACGGAGAGCGTGTCCAACGAGGAGGACGATCTGAGCAGTGACGAGGACGAAGAGTCCGAGGAGGAGATAGACGGCGTGTCCATGGAATGCATCGTGAAGGGAAGAAGCATGCCACTTAGCCAGTTTTACAGGATTGCCCGTAATACGATGGCGCTGTGGTTCAAAAGCACTGATCCTACGGTCAACGAGGTGGAAGCGGAGTTCTGGCGACATGTGGCCGTTCGTGACAGCCATGTGTGCGTTCACTCGGGCTCCATTGACAGCTCAGGCTGGGGCTATGGCTTCCCTAGTCCAGGACCCAAGGGAAAGGGCTCAAACTATGCCAAGCATCCGTGGAATCTGAAAGTGTTGACCAATAATTCTGGTTCCGTTTTGCGTTCCTTGGGTCCGGTTATGGGCGTAACAGTTCCCACGCTCCACGTGGGCATGCTTTtctccgcctgctgctggtACAGGGATCCACATGGCCTGTCATGGATCGAGTACCTTCACACCGGTGCCTCGAAGCTGTGGTATGGAATTCCCGATGATCAGAGTGCGAACTTCAGAGCGGCTCTCACGTCGCTGATTCCGACGCACTGCCAGAACAAGACAATCTGGTTGCCCTGTGATACGGTGATGGTGCCACCGCACATGCTCACGGATCGGGGGGTGTCACTGTGCCGCATCGAGCAGAAGCCAGGCGAATTTATTGTGGTCTTCCCACGGGCCTATACCTCAAGCCTGGCCACGGGTTATGTGGTCTCCGAGAGCGTTTACTTTGCCACAATGTCCTGGTTGGATTTGGCCAAAGATGATTTCAGGGTATGTTTTAGTATCTGCTCTAGCACTTTATGCAAACTAAGATTTTGTTTTCTGGGTTTTAGGACATCCATGAAAGCTGTGAGCCAGCCATGTTCTCTTTGGAGCAGCTGCTCTTTGCCTTGGGCTATGACCAGCGTGTCAACTCCGAAGCCCTGCATCAAATGTTGCCAATGCTAAACGACGTTTGCGAGAAGGAATCCGCTGCCCGAGAGCAGCTTAGGGTGAGTTAAGATTAGGCCAGCTGTGCAATCTGATACTTATTTATTGATCCCTGCAATCTTACAGGCTGCTGGTGTGACATCAACCGAAAAAGTGCAGGCGGAGAAGGGTCAAAAGGCcaagaagcagcaacagccgccaTACAAGTCCATCGAGAGCGAATGTGACCTGTGCCGCGCCAACCTGTACATATCGATGGTGCGCACCGAGGATGGCAACATCTACTGCCTGCAGCATGCGTTGAAAAACCTCAACAACGGCAACATTCAGGCGAAGCAGTGCAAGCTAATCTACGCGTATAACGTTGATGATATACAACAGCTTATACGGCAACTGCAGGAGAAGATCAACCATAAGGCAGCCGTAAAGAAAAAGTAGCATCGTCGGCGTCGTTACTAATCG
It contains:
- the LOC6737436 gene encoding titin, whose protein sequence is MVVSKDNNKRRRKETETPPPPPPAPPTASSLAPPSAVAAIESSPEMPKRTKVQAQRKFAQGQSAPSSSSSITYSAAAAAAGSGSGPSTSGADNNQPPIEILPNKCPKPQDFLTFLCFRGTRALPAHLDFLNQGKSKDSEASSTGANNNNNAKKPNNSRASLVGNKKKRGRPAKGATKKVEVVAPVPDPTEKPSTAEKAASDKNNLIAAEAPKIPSRNPTPVLPGAVRKRAEVVTDGNRRGARGRGAGISQDKAAAPALSKDNKRRSNRASTKESKPVIDDDHSEDLEEQEADDDEDEFFSAHDATSRNGEEVKADSPVKAEPNKRGRPSAAKKAVEPAPEGQTVQKDKAPVKRVRQRESPIFIPSPESSGRMTRQRAFFEPVKVPPHQEESGTHDPPKDEPKKQPEPPPSKTEKEPEPTKQMKEAKEKTNSSIYAKEAKQQLENGDSLHGAGAKGKKSLNVFDFSSDDEQPLAKSIKLKKGGKGASPKKGGAAPIAPAARNRKAAAKKLDKEKEIEKEKQREKDEEIERDKAKEKKDKEKEKEKEKQPVPESKVEEPPSGGKRGKAGKKKAEDAPADEEDLAPPSSKKVATNARGSRKTAKSKASEDSAELEPQRSQRPSRKTKEAAAIYMGIIGHKLQLADDEEDDLSMSSFPDIPNVKEMEKMENEIKRNAAGKLNVPEASTVLSAGKSTRKPSPRPKDSPVIAPVEATRNESPSPPEAEEEKPPPPARRGRPPKQNKVNAGPAHKPRIEGMLVKKGSLAKMSEQQAKPKAKSEHSKVDSDEEEDFLINEELNETKRKLEKSFSDSDDEPLAIKVPAVAVKEKELLPPKMASPPPKLVPVPSPISVPTPAVSVAPSLAVPSILPTSTGTTQLTMLPLTAKATSSLGSMPMFPSIQASYSPLKTMEKKPPVPTSKILNVPATYALPGSASGAVSFQKTSSYLPQASPHYHSGYVRPPPTPTHQFGGGAPSGSKTPSQGSSPLKYQTPPTTYPPPIEAYQCPKINPNFLTPKYERSPLPRSSTSSFPSPSPVKFQPTSGTTATTVGTPSSATKSPLAPPPPSPPVSQVVIQTSSLNLSMSIAATVNAAPMPVASTSAAAAHQATVAATVTATSTPPPAHSNSAGTGGGAGANSDPLKDEIGSILAQATLMPSKEESGKIFGIASVSLAQSSGPDNTKCTLGKCGSIHKPVLGPVVPTEGYFGDQLSSKERRKAKVNMTHEQIQKWLIECSSNPDEIQDDLDDDFDDSLRPQQSTTPPPTRDDKELSASFSSSSKNTRGDLGKSESAWSAKGPSLKATPVLVTPPNRKELHEQADSKDCDALDYDKSSTPVNLTQKITSNESLAVEKKVNDRKGKESAKAAASKTAPQPRSTAATPPTPISSTPTPASLTPSKSSPTPPPAVKQKAEKGKRNATTGGGATVLASPPAAPAPANPKRTPVYNQKNAKAQQQQEETKPASNPPSSAGTKRESVYAFGKDDESGNKPGNRRRNDPSPVPAPSPVANALSERSPTKKRAAAAAAATAVQLTLSPTENCKIEGKPSKAPTGRGAKKQQQQAPAPPAPPVEASGDSDAEGATFYIPLQGAGVGGSGDGGIQGVAVKLGREGPDGPNQKVVMQATLVTKAQMDTNSKPLPESLNTNELVKTLLHAASNDAASTTTSLKSLPKASTSAAAGAAAAAAAPGASSLVRVNSNSSLFSGSAKSRTAAQTSSTAAAVAKKYKDDTPIKMANNTAFPRHDDPTQMVEAPIFRPTEKEFADPIEFIERITPIAARFGICKIIPPASFKPECRISDEMRFTAYNQYVHKMLHRWGPSAKELSAIKKYLATQSIVMNHPPWIGGMEVDLPRLYHTVQELGGLKEVIEKKKWARVAEEMCIPKLAQDRVTKLDDIYCKYLLPYDTLSPAERQKLFDEVEADWAKREARARRNADRFVNTESVSNEEDDLSSDEDEESEEEIDGVSMECIVKGRSMPLSQFYRIARNTMALWFKSTDPTVNEVEAEFWRHVAVRDSHVCVHSGSIDSSGWGYGFPSPGPKGKGSNYAKHPWNLKVLTNNSGSVLRSLGPVMGVTVPTLHVGMLFSACCWYRDPHGLSWIEYLHTGASKLWYGIPDDQSANFRAALTSLIPTHCQNKTIWLPCDTVMVPPHMLTDRGVSLCRIEQKPGEFIVVFPRAYTSSLATGYVVSESVYFATMSWLDLAKDDFRDIHESCEPAMFSLEQLLFALGYDQRVNSEALHQMLPMLNDVCEKESAAREQLRAAGVTSTEKVQAEKGQKAKKQQQPPYKSIESECDLCRANLYISMVRTEDGNIYCLQHALKNLNNGNIQAKQCKLIYAYNVDDIQQLIRQLQEKINHKAAVKKK